From Triticum aestivum cultivar Chinese Spring chromosome 4A, IWGSC CS RefSeq v2.1, whole genome shotgun sequence, a single genomic window includes:
- the LOC123085424 gene encoding RNA polymerase sigma factor sigB gives MSSCLAPQFKWPPSTRAAVPREPGAGGCAAGGSCRPGRVQCALSSAAVVEAERMKSLAAGARRLAYGGAVDVGPPPSSDSTSLPGGFGEALLNQEAVVTAAAAEAVALARTAAEVAREVARMVQTDHRPDVGDSHDLVEDSYLTREVLRTEVRPGSRYAEARLLDDAGFVSIFSDESESDDDEQGARGVAVKSARQPERRARRVRAAMKAAKSFSDRRPVTASSRKKRVKGCRNSLGCFYKMSGRKLLTAKQEVELSEGIQDLLKLEATQKEVAHYNGGEPTFGQWAAAVGTDENTLRKRLSYGIYCKNMMVKSNVRLVISIAKEFEGPGTEFSDLIQEGIQGLIRGAEKFDASKGFRFSTYSHWWIKQAIRKSVLEQTQIIRLPAHMAEASSRVKECRRRLRRQLNRLPTNEEIALDTGMTARRVEAAMCLPRYSVSLTGKVGCTDVTYQEITADKSTETAEETLHRLFMKKDVDKALDSLTPREREVIRYRFGMDDGKARTLHDIGQLMGVSRERIRQIEMTAFRKLRSKKKVTSLQHYLEPAESW, from the exons ATGTCGTCGTGCCTCGCGCCGCAGTTCAAGTGGCCCCCTTCCACCCGAGCGGCGGTGCCGAGGGAGCCCGGCGCCGGCGGCTGCGCGGCAGGCGGGAGCTGCCGGCCAGGGAGGGTCCAGTGCGCGCTGTCCtccgcggccgtcgtcgaggcggAGCGCATGAAGTCCTTAGCCGCCGGAGCGAGGCGCCTGGCCTACGGCGGAGCCGTCGACGTCGGGCCTCCTCCCTCTTCGGATAGCACCAGCCTCCCG GGGGGCTTCGGGGAGGCGCTTCTCAACCAAGAGGCCGTGGTGACGGCCGCGGCCGCGGAGGCCGTGGCTTTAGCGCGAACAGCCGCGGAGGTCGCCCGAGAAGTTGCCCGGATGGTGCAAACGGACCACCGTCCAGACGTCGGCGACAGCCATGACCTGGTGGAGGACAGCTACTTAACAAGAGAGGTCCTTCGCACCGAGGTGCGGCCGGGGTCTCGGTATGCCGAAGCCCGCTTGCTGGACGACGCGGGGTTCGTCAGCATCTTCAGCGACGAATCCGAGTCGGACGACGACGAGCAGGGCGCCCGGGGCGTGGCTGTCAAGTCGGCACGTCAGCCCGAGAGAAGAGCTCGGAGAGTGAGGGCGGCGATGAAGGCTGCCAAATCTTTCAGTGATCGGAGGCCCGTCACGGCCTCCTCGAGGAAGAAGAGGGTCAAGGGTTGCCGGAATTCTCTGGGCTGCTTTTACAAGATGTCCGGACGGAAGCTTCTGACAGCGAAGCAAGAAGTTGAGTTATCAGAGGGCATTCAG GATCTCCTGAAGTTGGAGGCTACCCAAAAGGAGGTTGCACACTACAACGGCGGTGAACCAACCTTCGGTCAGTGGGCAGCAGCAGTTGGCACTGATGAGAACACTTTGAGGAAACGTCTCAGCTATGGAATTTACTGCAAGAACATGATGGTCAAATCTAACGTGCGACTTGTAATCTCAATTGCCAAAGAGTTTGAAGGCCCTGGGACAGAGTTTTCCGATCTTATCCAG GAAGGGATTCAGGGCCTTATAAGGGGCGCTGAAAAGTTTGATGCCTCAAAGGGTTTTAGGTTCTCTACGTATTCTCACTGGTGGATCAAGCAAGCAATACGCAAGTCGGTTCTAGAACAAACCCAAATAATTCGCTTGCCA GCGCACATGGCGGAAGCAAGTTCCCGAGTGAAAGAATGCCGGCGACGACTCCGCCGGCAGCTGAATAGGCTACCGACAAATGAAGAAATCGCGTTGGACACCGGCATGACAGCCAGACGGGTGGAAGCAGCAATGTGCCTCCCAAGGTACAGCGTATCCCTCACTGGCAAAGTCGGGTGCACGGACGTGACATACCAG GAGATCACGGCGGACAAGAGCACGGAGACGGCGGAGGAGACGCTGCACAGATTGTTCATGAAGAAAGACGTGGACAAGGCGCTGGACAGCCTGACCCCTCGGGAGAGGGAGGTGATCAGGTACAGGTTCGGGATGGACGACGGCAAAGCGAGGACCCTGCACGACATCGGGCAGCTGATGGGGGTGAGCAGGGAGAGGATCCGGCAGATCGAGATGACCGCCTTCCGCAAGCTCAGGAGCAAGAAGAAGGTGACGTCGCTACAGCACTACCTTGAGCCAGCAGAGAGCTGGTAG